In Prescottella soli, a genomic segment contains:
- the menE gene encoding o-succinylbenzoate--CoA ligase, with protein MSSLLHTLPIPAGTAVTSVLPTLERALDGGGPPLLPVPEGDPKEIARLTSALHPDEPIDDVADAEDVALVVATSGTTGVPKGAMLTSRALRASGEATHRRIGGPGSWLLALPAHHIAGMQVLLRSLLAGETPVVVDVTAGFDPGDLPTAVAAMTGPRRYTSLVPTQLVKALDHPGATDALAALDAVLLGGAATPAPLLRRALDAGIRVVRTYGMSETCGGCVYDGVPLDGATVRIADDSRVLLGGAMIASGYRGLPGHPAFAEPGWFRTDDAGALSGGVLTIRGRLDEAITTGGLTVVPQVVESVLLEHPGVRECAVLGVPDDRLGQRVVAAIVPADGFAPTARELGDHVRAALDATAAPREIRLLDALPLRGPGKTDRTALRRSWPELGGQADTRM; from the coding sequence TGCCGGTGCCCGAGGGAGACCCGAAGGAGATCGCCCGACTCACGAGCGCGCTGCACCCGGACGAGCCGATCGACGACGTGGCCGACGCCGAGGACGTCGCGCTCGTGGTGGCGACGTCGGGCACCACCGGGGTGCCCAAGGGCGCGATGCTCACGTCACGCGCGCTGCGCGCGAGCGGTGAGGCGACGCATCGTCGCATCGGCGGTCCCGGTTCGTGGCTGCTGGCCCTGCCCGCGCACCACATCGCCGGCATGCAGGTGCTGCTGCGCAGCCTGCTCGCCGGCGAGACGCCCGTCGTCGTCGACGTCACCGCGGGCTTCGATCCCGGCGACCTGCCGACCGCGGTGGCCGCGATGACCGGACCCCGCCGGTACACGTCGCTGGTGCCCACGCAACTGGTGAAGGCCCTCGACCACCCCGGGGCGACGGACGCGCTGGCGGCGCTCGACGCGGTCCTGCTGGGCGGTGCGGCCACGCCGGCACCGCTGCTGCGCCGCGCGCTCGACGCGGGCATCCGGGTGGTCCGCACATACGGGATGAGCGAGACGTGCGGTGGGTGCGTCTACGACGGCGTCCCCCTCGACGGCGCGACGGTCCGGATCGCCGACGACTCCCGCGTCCTGCTGGGCGGGGCGATGATCGCGTCGGGCTACCGCGGCCTGCCCGGGCATCCTGCCTTCGCCGAACCCGGGTGGTTCCGCACCGACGACGCCGGCGCCCTGTCGGGCGGTGTGCTCACGATCCGCGGCAGGCTCGACGAGGCGATCACCACCGGGGGGCTCACGGTCGTGCCGCAGGTGGTCGAATCGGTTCTCCTCGAACATCCGGGGGTGCGCGAGTGCGCCGTACTCGGAGTCCCGGACGATCGCCTGGGCCAGCGGGTGGTCGCCGCGATCGTCCCCGCAGACGGGTTCGCGCCCACCGCCAGGGAATTGGGCGACCATGTCCGTGCCGCGCTCGACGCCACCGCGGCGCCGCGCGAGATCCGGCTGCTCGACGCGCTCCCCCTGCGCGGCCCGGGCAAGACCGACCGCACCGCGCTGCGAAGGTCGTGGCCCGAGCTCGGCGGACAAGCCGACACCCGCATGTAG